In Lemur catta isolate mLemCat1 chromosome 1, mLemCat1.pri, whole genome shotgun sequence, one DNA window encodes the following:
- the TM4SF19 gene encoding transmembrane 4 L6 family member 19: protein MLFSPCMLACSQTCSRILGLSLGTSALFAAMANVALLFPNWDVTFLLRGLIGRHAMLGSGLWGGGLMVLTAATLISLMGWRYGCFNKSGPCRSVLTALLSSGLALLGGLICFITSGVALKDGPFCMFDVSFFNQTQAWTYGYPFKDLHNRNYLYDHSLWNSVCLEPSEAVVWHVSFFSVLLCISLLQLLLVVIHFINSFLGLFCSLCEK, encoded by the exons ATGCTGTTCTCTCCCTGTATGTTGGCATGCTCACAGACTTGCTCCCGCATCCTGGGGCTGAGCCTTGGGACTTCAGCCCTGTTTGCTGCTATGGCCAACGTGGCACTCCTCTTTCCTAATTGGGATGTGACTTTCCTGTTGAGGGGCCTCATTGGCAGACATGCCatgctgggctctgggctctggggaggaggCCTTATG GTACTCACTGCAGCTACCCTCATTTCCTTGATGGGCTGGAGATACGGCTGCTTCAATAAGAGTGGGCCCTGTCGAAGT gTGCTTACTGCTCTGTTGTCAAGTGGCCTGGCTTTGCTTGGAGGCTTGATTTGCTTTATCACTTCTGGGGTAGCTCTGAAAGATGGTCCTTTTTGCATGTTTGATGTCTCCTTCTTCAATCAGACGCAAGCTTGGACATACGGTTACCCATTCAAAGACCTACATAACAG GAACTATTTGTATGACCATTCACTCTGGAACTCCGTCTGCCTGGAGCCCTCTGAAGCTGTTGTTTGGCATGTGTCCTTCTTCTCCGTCCTTCTGTGCATCAGCCTTCTCCAACTTCTCCTGGTGGTCATTCATTTCATCAACAGCTTTCTGGGCCTTTTCTGCAGCCTCTGTGAGAAGTGA
- the LOC123630439 gene encoding histone-lysine N-methyltransferase SETMAR-like: MTSSVVGMRSSKALPKARVDQEKVMVTVSWSAAGLIHYSFLNPGETTTFEKHAQQMEEMHQRLQPLQPALVNRKGPILLHDDAQPHIAQPTPQKFNKLGYEVLPHPPYSPDLSPTDYHFFKHLDNFLQGKCFHNQQDAENAFQEFVESRIMDFYTTGINKLISCWQKCVDCIGSYFD, translated from the coding sequence ATGACAAGCTCAGTGGTTGGAATGAGAAGTTCCAAAGCACTTCCGAAAGCCAGAGTTGACCAagaaaaggtcatggtcactgtttcctggtctgctgctggtctgatccactacagctttctgaatcctggtgaaaccacTACATTTGAGAAGCATGCTCAgcaaatggaagagatgcaccAAAGACTGCAACCCCTacagccagcattggtcaacagaaagggcccaattcttctccatgacgaTGCCCAACCACACATTGCACAACCAACACCTCAAAAGTTCAacaaattgggctacgaagtcttgcctcatccaccatattcacctgacctctcgccaaccgactaccacttcttcaagcatctggacaactttttgcaaggaaaatgcttccacaaccagcaggatgcagaaaatgctttccaagagtttgtcgAATCCCGAATcatggatttttacactacaggaataaacaagcttatttcttgttggcaaaaatgtgttgattgtattggttcctattttgattaa
- the DYNLT2B gene encoding dynein light chain Tctex-type protein 2B encodes MATSAGVSPSAGTSVSTGNKVPETEKNLGEPDNTYILRPVFQQRFRPSVVKECIHAVLKEELANAEYSPEEMPQLTKHLSENIKDKLKEMGFDRYKMVVQVVIGEQRGEGVFMAARCFWDADTDNYIHDVFMNDSLFCVVAAFGCFYY; translated from the exons ATGGCCACGTCGGCCGGCGTGTCCCCTTCTGCGGGCACATCTGTCTCCACTGGTAACAAGGTGCCTGAGACTGAGAAGAACTTAGGAGAGCCCGACAACACCTACATTCTGCGGCCCGTTTTCCAGCAAAG GTTCAGACCGTCTGTTGTTAAAGAGTGTATCCATGCTGTGCTCAAGGAGGAACTGGCAAATGCCGAATATTCTCCAGAAGAAATGCCTCAGCTCACAAAACATCTATCGGAAAAcattaaagataaattaaaag aaatggGATTTGACCGATATAAAATGGTGGTGCAAGTAGTGATTGGAGAACAAAGAGGTGAAGGAGTATT CATGGCTGCTCGATGTTTCTGGGATGCTGACACTGACAACTACATTCACGATGTTTTCATGAAT gacaGTTTATTCTGTGTTGTAGCAGCATTCGGCTGTTTCTACTAttga